One Actinomycetospora corticicola genomic window, GGAGATGTCGCACCTCCTCGACGACCCGCTCCCGGAGGGCATGTTCTCGCCCCCCGAGGAAGCGATCATCGTGTTCGCGCGGACGTCCACCGCGATGCTGCCGATCACGGATGAGATCTACAAGGGACTGGCCGAGCACTTCGACACGAAGCAGATCATGGAGATCTCCTTCACCGTCGGGCTCGACCAGCTGGTGAGCCGGTTCCACGCCACGGTGCGCACCGACCTCGACGGCATCACCACGGAGGCGACGAACGCCTGCGCGGTGCGGATGCCGGACCTCCCGGAGGGCTGACCGACCACGGTCGGCGGCCCGCCGAGGCCCGGAACAACGGGCCGCCGACCGTGCGTTGCACCCCGTATGGGCATCCCGATCTCGGTCCTCGACCTCTCCCCGGTCCCCTCCGGTACGCCCGCCTCGCAGGCCCTGCACGAGACCGTCGAGCTCGCCCGCACCGCCGAGGCCGCCGGCTACCGCCGCTTCTGGCTCGCCGAGCACCACGGCATCGCGAGCGTGGCGAGCTCCGCCCCCGAGGTCATGATCGCCGCCGTCGCGAGCGCCACCCGCACGATCCGGGTGGGCTCGGGCGGGATCATGCTGCCGAACCACAGTCCGCTGAAGGTGGCCGAGACCTTCCGTGCCCTCGCGGGGCTCTTCCCGGATCGCGTCGACCTCGGCCTCGGCCGCGCGCCCGGCACCGACCCCCGCACCGCGATCGCGCTGCGCCGCTCGCACGAGGCCCTCACCGCCGACGACTTCCCCGACCAGTTCACCGAGCTCCGGGGCTACGTCGACGGCTTCGACGCCGACCACCCCTTCGCCGGGATCGTCGCCGCTCCCGACGACGTGCCGCTGCCGCCGGTCTGGATCCTCGGGTCGAGCTACTACGGCGCCCAGGCGGCCGCCGCGTTCGGCACCGGCTACGCCTACGCGGGCCACTTCGGCGGCGCGGACGCCGGTGAGGCGACCCGCATCTACCGGCAGTCGTTCCGCCCCAGCAGCGGAGCCGGCGCGCAGGAGCCCCACGTGATCCTCGGGGCCGCTGCGATAGCCCACCCCGACGCGGAGCGCGCGGAGGCCCTGGGCCGGGCGAACGCGCTGTCGATGGCCCGGCTGCGCACCGGCCGCCCCGGTCCCCTCCCCAGCCCGGAGGAGGCGCTCGCCCACGACTGGTCCGCCGCCGAGGAGCACATCGCCCGCTCGATGGCGTCGAAGGTCTCGGTCGGCACCCCGGAGCAGGTGGCCGAGGACCTCGCCCGGAAGGCCCGCGAGGCCGACGCCGACGAGCTGATGATCACGACCGCGATCCACGACCCGGCCGAGCGCCGCCAGTCGCTGCGCCTGGTCGCCGAGGCCCTCGGCGCGGTGTCGCTCGCGGCCGTCTGAGGCACCCCCGAGAACGAACGAACGGCACTCTCGCGCACATGGATGCTGCGAGAGTGCCGTATCGTTCGTTCCGGCCGGGGTCCTACAGCGCCGCGAGGATGTCCTCGACCCGCTTCTTCGCGTCCCCGAAGATCATCGAGGTGTTCTCGCGGAAGAACAGCGGGTTCTGCACGCCCGCATAGCCCACGGCCATCGAGCGCTTGAACACGATGACGTTCTTCGACTCCCACACCCGCAGGACCGGCATGCCGGCGATCGGGCTGCCCGGGTCGTCCATCGCGGCGGGGTTCACGGTGTCGTTGGCGCCGATGACGAGGACGACCGAGGTCGACGCGAGGTCGTCGTTGATCTCGTCCATCTCCAGGACGATGTCGTAGGGCACCTTCGCCTCGGCGAGCAGCACGTTCATGTGCCCGGGGAGACGCCCGGCGACCGGGTGGATGCCGAAGCGCACCTCGACGCCCTTGTCGCGCAGCTTCCGCGTCAGGTCCGCCACGGGGTACTGCGCCTGCGCGACCGCCATCCCGTACCCGGGGGTGATGACGACGGACGACGCCTCGCGCAGCAGCTCGGCGACCTCGTCGGCCTGCACCTCCCGGTGCTCGCCCTCGACGTCGGCGGCCGTGCCGGACTCCACGCCGAACCCGCCGGCGATGACCGAGAGGAACGACCGGTTCATCGCCTGGCACATGACGTAGGACAGGTACGCACCGGAGGAGCCGACGAGGGCACCGGTGACGATCAGCAGCGTGTTGTTGAGCAGGAAGCCCGACGCCGCCGCGGCCCAGCCCGAGTAGCTGTTGAGCATGGAGACGACGACGGGCATGTCGCCGCCGCCGATCGAGGCCACCAGGTGCCAGCCCAGCGCCAGGGCCACCGCGGTGATCGCGATCATGACGCCGAGCGAGGGCGCGAGGACGAAGGCGACGGTCAGCGCCGCGAACGCGACGAGCGCCCCGAGGTTCAGCAGGTTCTTGCCCGGCAGGGTCAGCGGGCGGGACTTGAAGCGCCCGGAGAGCTTGCCGTAGGCGACGATCGACCCGGTGAAGGTGACCGCACCGATGAACACGCCGACGCCGACCTCGACGGAGTGGATGCCGAGCAGCTCCGGCGCGACCGTGGTCTGCGCGGCACCGACCGCCTCCACCTCGAGGTAGCCGTTCCAGCCGACGAGCACGGCCGCGAGCCCCACGAAGCTGTGCAGCAGGGCGATCAGCTCGGGCATGCCGGTCATCTCGACGACGCGGGCCCGCCAGAGGCCGACCCCGCCGCCGATGACGAAGCCCGCGACCATGAGGGCGACCGCCCCGGCCTCGAGCGAGTTCGCCGCGAGGACGACGGTCGCGACCAGGGCCACCGTCATGCCGGCGATGCCGTAGACGACGCCGTTGCGGGCGGTCTCGTGCTTCGAGAGGCCGGCGAGGCTCATGACGGTGAGCAGCGCGGCGACGATGTAGGCGGCGGTGGCCGCGGTCTCGGGACTCATGCGGCCGGGCCCTTCGTGAACATGGCGAGCATGCGGCGGGTCACCGCGAAGCCCCCGACGATGTTGATGCTGGCGAGCACGATCGCGATGAACGCGAGGACCGAGACGAGGGTCCCGTGCGCGCCGAACTGCACGAGCGCCCCCACGATCACCACGCCGGAGATGGCGTTGGTGACCGACATGAGCGGGGTGTGCAGCGCGTGGTGCACCTTGCCGATCACGTAGTAGCCGATGACCACGGCCAGCACGAAGACGGTGAGGTTGGTGGCGAGCTCGGCCGGGGCGAACGCCGTGGCCACGAAGAGCAGCGCGAGCCCCACGGCGATCGCGCCGTAGCGCCACGCGGCGGAGCGCGGCTTCGCCGGCTCGACGGCGGGTGAGGGCACCTCGGGCGCGGGGGCGGGCGCCGGGGCGGCGGAGACCGACACCGGGGGCGGCGGCCACATCACCGACCCGTCGTGGGCGACGGTCATGCCGCGCTGGACGACGTCGTCCAGGTCGAGGACGAGCTCGCCGTCCTTCTCGGGGGTGAGCAGCTTGAGCAGGTTCACCAGGTTGGTGCCGTAGAGCTGCGACGCCTGCGCGGGCAGGCGCGCGGCGAGGTCGGTGTCGCCGACGATCGTGACCCCGTTGCCGGTGACCACCACCTCGTCGGCCACCGAGCCCTCGACGTTCCCGCCCATCCCGGCCGCCATGTCGACGATCACCGACCCGGGCCGCATCGCGGCGACGTCGGCCGCGGTGATCAGGCGGGGCGCGGCGCGGCCGGGGATGAGCGCGGTGGTGATGATGATGTCGACGTCGGCGGCCTGCTCGGAGTAGATCTCCGCGGCGCGCCGGTCGTAGGCCTCGGAGGTGGCCTTCGCGTAGCCGTCGGTGGAGCGCTCCTGCTCCACGTCCACCGTCAGGAAGTCCCCGCCGAGCGAGCTGACCTGCTCGGCGACCTCCGGGCGGGGATCGGTGGCACGCACGACCGCGCCCAGCGACGAGGCGGCGCCGATCGCGGCGAGGCCGGCCACGCCCGCGCCGGCGACGAGCACCTTCGCCGGGGGCACCTTGCCCGCCGCGGTGACCTGGCCGGTGAAGAAGCGCCCGAAGCGGTTGGCGGCCTCGATCACGGCGCGGTAGCCGGCGATGTTCGCCATGGAGCTGAGGACGTCGAGCGACTGCGCCCGGGAGATGCGGGGCACCGCGTCGGTGGCCAGCACGGTGATCCCCCGCGCGGCGAGGTCGGCGACCAGCTCGGCGTTCTGCGCGGGTGCGACCCGGCAGATCAGGGTGGCCCGCTCCTGCAGCCGGGCGAGGTCCGGCGGGGCCGGGGTGTTGACCGCGAGCACGACGTCGGCCGACCACGGGTCGCCGATCTCCGCACCCGCCGCCACGTAGGCGTCGTCGGGGAAGTCGGCCCGCACCCCCGCACCGGGCTCGACGGTCACCGTCCAGCCGAGGTTCTGCAGTCCGACCACGGTGGCGGGGGTGGCCGCCACACGGGTCTCGCGTTCCCGGGTCTCCCGGGGGACACCGATGCGCACGTCGCGCCCCTTCTCGTGGGGCCCCGCGGGCGGGGCCTGCTCCGACCGCCGGGTCCACCGACGGCCGTGCGGCGGACACTAGACCGGCGCCGACGTCCAGCATGTGACCTGTCTCGCTCCGAGGCAGGCTGAACGATCGAGATGACCGGCGTCGCACCGATCACGGGCGCCTCACACCGGATTCCGAGGGCGTAGCGCCCCCGTCACGTCGACGAAACGCAGGACACGCAGCGTGGTGCCGTGACCGCCACCCACTGCCCCTACTGCTCCCTGCAGTGCGGCATGACGCTCACGCCCCGCCCGGAGACCGACGGCGGGGGCTACGAGGTCACCGGCACGAACTTCCCGACGAACCGCGGCGGGCTCTGCGAGAAGGGGCTGAGCTCGGCGGAGCTGCTCGCCCACCCCGACCGGCTGACCACCCCGCTGGTGCGCGACCACCGCGACGAGCCGTTCCGCGCCGCCACGTGGGACGAGGCGCTCGCGCGGGTGGTCGACGGGCTCACCGTCGCCCAGGAGCGGTACGGCCGGGACGCCGCGGGGCTCTTCGGGGGC contains:
- a CDS encoding LLM class flavin-dependent oxidoreductase, whose product is MGIPISVLDLSPVPSGTPASQALHETVELARTAEAAGYRRFWLAEHHGIASVASSAPEVMIAAVASATRTIRVGSGGIMLPNHSPLKVAETFRALAGLFPDRVDLGLGRAPGTDPRTAIALRRSHEALTADDFPDQFTELRGYVDGFDADHPFAGIVAAPDDVPLPPVWILGSSYYGAQAAAAFGTGYAYAGHFGGADAGEATRIYRQSFRPSSGAGAQEPHVILGAAAIAHPDAERAEALGRANALSMARLRTGRPGPLPSPEEALAHDWSAAEEHIARSMASKVSVGTPEQVAEDLARKAREADADELMITTAIHDPAERRQSLRLVAEALGAVSLAAV
- the pntB gene encoding Re/Si-specific NAD(P)(+) transhydrogenase subunit beta, giving the protein MSPETAATAAYIVAALLTVMSLAGLSKHETARNGVVYGIAGMTVALVATVVLAANSLEAGAVALMVAGFVIGGGVGLWRARVVEMTGMPELIALLHSFVGLAAVLVGWNGYLEVEAVGAAQTTVAPELLGIHSVEVGVGVFIGAVTFTGSIVAYGKLSGRFKSRPLTLPGKNLLNLGALVAFAALTVAFVLAPSLGVMIAITAVALALGWHLVASIGGGDMPVVVSMLNSYSGWAAAASGFLLNNTLLIVTGALVGSSGAYLSYVMCQAMNRSFLSVIAGGFGVESGTAADVEGEHREVQADEVAELLREASSVVITPGYGMAVAQAQYPVADLTRKLRDKGVEVRFGIHPVAGRLPGHMNVLLAEAKVPYDIVLEMDEINDDLASTSVVLVIGANDTVNPAAMDDPGSPIAGMPVLRVWESKNVIVFKRSMAVGYAGVQNPLFFRENTSMIFGDAKKRVEDILAAL
- a CDS encoding Re/Si-specific NAD(P)(+) transhydrogenase subunit alpha; its protein translation is MRIGVPRETRERETRVAATPATVVGLQNLGWTVTVEPGAGVRADFPDDAYVAAGAEIGDPWSADVVLAVNTPAPPDLARLQERATLICRVAPAQNAELVADLAARGITVLATDAVPRISRAQSLDVLSSMANIAGYRAVIEAANRFGRFFTGQVTAAGKVPPAKVLVAGAGVAGLAAIGAASSLGAVVRATDPRPEVAEQVSSLGGDFLTVDVEQERSTDGYAKATSEAYDRRAAEIYSEQAADVDIIITTALIPGRAAPRLITAADVAAMRPGSVIVDMAAGMGGNVEGSVADEVVVTGNGVTIVGDTDLAARLPAQASQLYGTNLVNLLKLLTPEKDGELVLDLDDVVQRGMTVAHDGSVMWPPPPVSVSAAPAPAPAPEVPSPAVEPAKPRSAAWRYGAIAVGLALLFVATAFAPAELATNLTVFVLAVVIGYYVIGKVHHALHTPLMSVTNAISGVVIVGALVQFGAHGTLVSVLAFIAIVLASINIVGGFAVTRRMLAMFTKGPAA